The Desulfatiglans anilini DSM 4660 genomic sequence GCAGAGGCCGGGGGGTGGATTTGGAACCCCTGGAGGCCCTGATGCTTCTGGATATCCTGAGGGCCGAAGAGGCGCGTCTGAGGGCTGCTGCGGATGCGGCCTGCCCGCTGCCTTTCCGGGTCGCCGTCTCGGGGCAATCGGATGAGCCGGGGACTGTGCGCTGACCTCCTTCAGCACCGAAGAGCTCTGGAAGAATCCGCCGGAAAGGCGGGCCGCCGCCAATTTGTGACGCTCAACGTTTCCCGCCGCGAGTGACCAAGCGTTTCTTCCGGGTGCCTCAGCGGCCGGAAAAGGCGCGGGGCGGCGCGCCCTTCCAGTCAGCGTCGATCCGACCGCCGGGATGACTCGCCTGAAAGGCCCTCTCCAGGGATCAGCAGGGGTTGTCACCCGGCTGGAAGTTGTTCCTCTGGTGGCGGGAGATCTCCCCCTCGATCATGTAGATGACCTCTTCGGCGATGTTCGTGGCATGGTCCGCGATCCGCTCGAGATGACGCGCCACCAGAAGCATGTTGATCAGGTAGGCGACGCGGTCGGGGTGAAGCATGATGGTGTCTTTGACCTTGTCGTAGATCCGCCGGTTCATTTCATCCACCTCATCGTCCATGAGGCACACCTTGTAAGCCAGATCGACGTCCATGTTGACCAGTGCGTCCAGGCTGCTCTTGACCATGCTCTCCGCCTTTTCGGTCATCCGGCTGTAGTCGAAGGGCACGTTCAGGGGCGGGCGCTTCGCAATGTTGACCACCCGCTCCGCGATGTTGACCGCCTCGTCGCCGATCCTCTCGAGATCGTTGTTGATCTTGATGACCGCCGTGATGAAGCGCAGGTCCACGGCGACCGGCTGGTGCAGGGCGAGGATCTTGAGGCATTCCTCCTCCACTTCGACCTCGATCTCGTCCACTTCCCGGTCCGCTTTGATGATCTCTCGCGCCAGATCCCCGTCCCGGGTTTCGATGGCCTGGATGGCCATGCGGACCCGGTCCTCCACGAGGGCCCCCAGGGTGAGGATCCGCTTTTTCAGATGTGCCAGTTCACGCTGAAAGTGCCTCATCGCCCTTCCTTTCGATCGGGTTGAATGGCCGCCGAAAAACG encodes the following:
- the phoU gene encoding phosphate signaling complex protein PhoU, which translates into the protein MRHFQRELAHLKKRILTLGALVEDRVRMAIQAIETRDGDLAREIIKADREVDEIEVEVEEECLKILALHQPVAVDLRFITAVIKINNDLERIGDEAVNIAERVVNIAKRPPLNVPFDYSRMTEKAESMVKSSLDALVNMDVDLAYKVCLMDDEVDEMNRRIYDKVKDTIMLHPDRVAYLINMLLVARHLERIADHATNIAEEVIYMIEGEISRHQRNNFQPGDNPC